Proteins encoded in a region of the Pigmentiphaga litoralis genome:
- a CDS encoding UvrD-helicase domain-containing protein, translating to MTTRKLNPANRRHDADSRNDADEGNDAIDRANADARPDERDSTPMFDTPMFDSSVTEADDDAPMFPDSQLGSAADDEPMFANDAPMFGGASPSAVRDDGPMFPEDTPMFPDDGSAVGRDGGDDDAFFFNEGDDQQDHDADDADANADAYADPDDIDAGNDDDFVEDDLSDAPLALRFPLQGSRLIEASAGTGKTFTISALYVRLVLGHGGPGLAFPREMAPPDILVMTFTDAATQELRDRIRARLAQTARFFREEIAAPDPLMARLRAGYPRSAWPGNASKLDIAAQWMDEAAVSTIHGWCQRMLREHAFDSGSLFTQTLATDHTDLLADVVRDYWRQHCYGLTGTALDWVEANWKTPDTLRAKVTGLLGATEPSTHLVPLGDLIAQTLEERRRHLADLKAPWAAWMAELMPLIESACAAKQVDGRKLQVARTRGWCDLVTAWATTPEVDVLDIKTGFERLTTQGIADVWKSGTPLTHPALDAMPGLQRALASLPQPDTALLRHAAQWVRHRFDQEKRRRAEMGFDDMLQRLDDALHGENGDRLADLIRTQFPVAMVDEFQDTDPVQYRIFDKVYQVEQNRDDCALLMIGDPKQAIYAFRGADIFTYLRARSATEGRHASLDTNFRSTHAMVAAVNRVFGMAEDRPAGRGAFLFRRGSGNPVPFLSVAAAGRKEGFTERGALARAELEPGGLTRDAGRHSAAMPANAAHGDAAHGDAAHGDAASGNPTAGHSAALTVWHMASDAPVGSGGYRHHFAGVCATEIVRLLNLSSQGEAGFARDNAPGSPLTPLRPADIAILVRDFAEARAIRSALSQRGVRSVYLSDKDSVFDGQEASDVLAWLKACAEPDLDRPLRAALATRTLALPLAALERINQDERHWEDRVMQFRQYRGLWRKQGVLPMLRRLLHDFDLPRALMQRPDGERVLTNLLHLAELLQQAASELDGEQAVIRHLADHLGQPGQTAEEQVLRLESDEQLVRVVTVHKSKGLEYPLVFLPFVCAFKPVDPARPPVRFHDAQGKLVVRTAPDADDVARADDERLAEDLRLLYVALTRAQHACWLGVADLKRRGDASVLHRSALGYLLGGGDPLPHSGALAQWLDELTKVSAESGDVVSGGAVSEDTALPPPALAHPALRVVPAPEVTRTFLHQPQIRKRAPDVRRPQRSKADHWWIASYSALTIADQRVASDDGFDSAMLDAGPDERAVQDEHLAHIDQGRAMEAGERGAGTGAGALGLEGAENDLGDDRWARDADPSGPSGFDGDDSSVDDLTASDLDLLAFGDRDADFGDPQYGDLSPDTPEAQKAFDDDVPDAGDALNAAYATGNPGVGLHGFPRGPNPGTFLHGLLEWAGDEGFGTAAADRAALVDAVARRCNRRGWEAWIQPLSDWLAALLVCPLPTGAGAPVKLSGLDAYQVEMEFWFQSTRVDVTRLDALVRRHTLGGAPRAPANPALLNGMFKGFIDLVFEHDGRYYVADYKSNWLGDDDAAYTQDAMRKEMLKKRYDLQYVLYLLALHRQLKVRLPDYDYDRHVGGALYLFLRGSRAPSKGAFHTRPPRALIEALDALFAGRSLTGVAA from the coding sequence ATGACGACGCGCAAATTGAACCCTGCCAACCGACGCCATGATGCGGACAGTCGGAACGATGCGGACGAGGGGAACGATGCCATTGACCGCGCCAACGCCGACGCCAGGCCTGACGAACGTGACAGCACGCCGATGTTCGACACGCCGATGTTCGATTCATCGGTGACGGAGGCGGATGACGACGCCCCCATGTTCCCGGATTCGCAACTGGGGTCGGCCGCGGACGATGAACCGATGTTCGCGAATGACGCGCCGATGTTCGGTGGGGCGTCACCCTCCGCCGTACGGGATGACGGGCCAATGTTCCCGGAAGACACCCCGATGTTTCCGGATGACGGCAGCGCGGTCGGGCGCGATGGCGGCGATGACGACGCATTCTTCTTCAATGAAGGCGACGATCAGCAAGACCACGACGCCGACGACGCCGATGCAAACGCGGACGCCTACGCCGACCCCGACGACATCGACGCCGGCAACGACGACGACTTCGTCGAAGACGATCTGTCCGACGCGCCCCTGGCGCTGCGCTTCCCGTTGCAGGGCAGCCGGCTGATCGAAGCCAGTGCCGGGACCGGCAAGACCTTCACCATCTCGGCGCTCTACGTGCGCCTGGTGCTGGGCCACGGCGGCCCGGGCCTGGCGTTCCCGCGCGAGATGGCGCCGCCCGACATCCTGGTGATGACCTTTACGGACGCGGCCACGCAGGAATTGCGCGACCGCATCCGCGCGCGGCTTGCCCAGACGGCACGGTTCTTTCGCGAAGAGATCGCCGCGCCCGATCCGCTGATGGCGCGGCTGCGCGCCGGCTATCCGCGCTCGGCCTGGCCGGGCAATGCCAGCAAGCTGGACATTGCCGCCCAGTGGATGGACGAAGCGGCCGTATCGACCATACACGGGTGGTGCCAGCGCATGTTGCGCGAACATGCGTTCGACAGCGGCAGCCTGTTCACCCAGACCCTGGCCACCGACCACACCGATCTGCTGGCCGATGTCGTACGCGATTACTGGCGGCAGCACTGCTACGGGCTGACCGGTACCGCGCTGGATTGGGTCGAAGCCAACTGGAAGACACCCGACACGCTGCGCGCCAAGGTCACCGGCCTGCTCGGCGCGACCGAGCCTTCGACGCATCTGGTACCCCTGGGCGACCTGATTGCGCAGACGCTGGAGGAACGGCGGCGGCATCTGGCCGACCTGAAGGCCCCATGGGCGGCATGGATGGCGGAACTGATGCCGCTGATCGAGTCCGCCTGCGCCGCCAAGCAGGTGGACGGGCGCAAGCTGCAGGTGGCGCGCACGCGGGGCTGGTGCGATCTGGTGACCGCGTGGGCCACGACGCCCGAGGTCGACGTGCTGGACATCAAGACCGGCTTTGAACGCCTCACCACCCAGGGCATTGCCGACGTGTGGAAAAGCGGCACGCCGCTGACTCACCCGGCGCTGGACGCCATGCCTGGACTGCAGCGCGCGCTCGCATCGCTGCCGCAGCCCGACACGGCGCTGCTGCGGCATGCCGCGCAATGGGTGCGCCACCGTTTCGACCAGGAAAAACGCCGTCGCGCCGAAATGGGGTTCGATGACATGCTGCAGCGGCTGGACGACGCCCTGCATGGCGAAAACGGTGACCGGCTTGCCGACCTGATCCGTACGCAGTTTCCTGTCGCGATGGTGGACGAGTTCCAGGACACCGACCCGGTGCAATACCGCATCTTCGACAAGGTCTACCAGGTCGAGCAGAACCGCGACGATTGCGCGCTGTTGATGATCGGCGACCCGAAGCAGGCCATTTACGCGTTTCGCGGCGCCGACATCTTCACCTATCTGCGCGCGCGGTCCGCAACCGAGGGCCGGCACGCGTCGCTGGACACCAACTTCCGGTCCACCCACGCCATGGTCGCGGCGGTCAACCGGGTGTTTGGCATGGCCGAAGACCGACCGGCGGGGCGGGGCGCTTTCCTCTTTCGGCGTGGCAGCGGCAATCCCGTGCCGTTCCTGTCGGTGGCCGCGGCGGGGCGGAAAGAAGGTTTTACGGAACGCGGGGCTTTGGCACGGGCTGAACTCGAGCCGGGCGGGCTGACGAGGGATGCCGGACGCCACAGCGCCGCGATGCCGGCAAATGCGGCCCACGGCGATGCGGCACATGGCGATGCAGCACATGGCGATGCAGCATCCGGCAATCCGACAGCCGGCCACAGCGCTGCGTTGACGGTCTGGCATATGGCCAGCGACGCGCCGGTCGGCAGCGGCGGCTATCGGCATCACTTCGCCGGTGTCTGCGCAACCGAAATCGTGCGCCTGCTGAATCTGTCGTCACAGGGCGAAGCCGGCTTTGCACGCGACAATGCGCCGGGCTCACCACTCACACCGCTGCGCCCCGCCGACATCGCCATCCTGGTCCGCGACTTTGCCGAAGCCCGCGCCATTCGCAGCGCCCTGTCGCAGCGCGGGGTACGCAGCGTCTACCTGTCGGACAAGGATTCCGTGTTTGACGGTCAGGAAGCCAGCGACGTGCTGGCTTGGCTCAAGGCCTGCGCCGAGCCCGACCTGGACCGCCCCCTGCGCGCCGCCCTGGCCACCCGCACGCTGGCGTTGCCGCTGGCCGCGCTGGAACGCATCAACCAGGACGAACGCCATTGGGAAGACCGCGTCATGCAGTTCCGCCAGTACCGCGGGCTGTGGCGCAAGCAGGGCGTGCTGCCCATGCTGCGGCGCCTGCTGCACGACTTTGACCTGCCGCGCGCGCTGATGCAGCGGCCCGATGGCGAACGTGTGCTGACCAACCTGCTGCACCTGGCCGAACTGCTGCAGCAGGCCGCATCGGAACTGGACGGGGAGCAGGCCGTGATCCGGCATCTGGCCGACCATCTTGGCCAGCCCGGGCAAACGGCGGAAGAGCAGGTGCTCCGCCTGGAAAGCGATGAACAGCTGGTGCGCGTCGTCACGGTGCACAAGTCCAAGGGCCTGGAATATCCGCTGGTCTTCCTCCCCTTTGTGTGTGCCTTCAAACCCGTGGATCCGGCCCGGCCCCCGGTACGGTTTCACGACGCGCAGGGGAAGCTGGTGGTGCGTACCGCACCCGATGCTGACGACGTAGCGCGTGCCGATGACGAACGCCTGGCCGAAGACCTGCGCCTGTTATATGTCGCGCTGACCCGCGCCCAGCATGCGTGCTGGCTTGGCGTAGCCGATCTGAAGCGCCGGGGCGATGCGTCGGTGCTGCATCGGTCGGCGCTGGGCTACCTGCTGGGGGGCGGAGATCCACTGCCGCACAGCGGGGCGTTGGCGCAATGGCTGGATGAACTGACGAAGGTAAGTGCGGAGTCGGGCGATGTGGTGTCGGGGGGTGCGGTGTCAGAAGACACGGCACTGCCACCCCCTGCATTAGCGCATCCGGCACTGCGCGTCGTGCCCGCGCCCGAGGTCACACGAACGTTCCTGCACCAGCCGCAGATCAGGAAGCGGGCGCCCGACGTGCGGCGGCCGCAGCGCAGCAAGGCGGATCACTGGTGGATCGCGTCCTACAGTGCACTGACGATCGCGGATCAGCGGGTGGCGAGTGATGACGGGTTCGACTCGGCCATGCTGGATGCGGGTCCCGATGAACGCGCTGTGCAGGATGAACACCTTGCGCACATTGACCAAGGTCGGGCGATGGAAGCGGGGGAAAGAGGTGCCGGCACGGGCGCCGGCGCCCTTGGCCTTGAAGGCGCCGAAAACGACCTGGGCGACGACCGCTGGGCGCGCGATGCCGACCCTTCAGGCCCCAGCGGCTTCGACGGTGACGACAGTTCCGTTGACGACCTGACCGCCAGCGATCTCGACCTGCTCGCGTTCGGTGACCGCGACGCGGACTTTGGCGATCCCCAATACGGCGACCTGAGCCCCGACACGCCCGAAGCGCAGAAAGCCTTTGACGACGACGTGCCCGACGCCGGCGACGCGTTGAACGCCGCCTACGCCACCGGCAACCCGGGCGTCGGGCTGCACGGTTTTCCGCGCGGCCCCAACCCGGGCACCTTCCTGCACGGCTTGCTGGAATGGGCCGGCGACGAAGGCTTTGGCACGGCCGCCGCCGACCGCGCCGCATTGGTCGACGCCGTGGCGCGGCGCTGCAATCGCCGGGGCTGGGAAGCGTGGATCCAGCCCCTGAGCGACTGGCTGGCGGCCCTGCTGGTATGTCCGCTGCCCACGGGCGCAGGGGCACCGGTCAAACTGTCCGGGCTCGACGCCTATCAGGTCGAAATGGAATTCTGGTTCCAGAGCACCCGGGTTGACGTCACACGTCTGGATGCCCTGGTCCGCCGCCACACCCTGGGCGGCGCGCCCCGCGCCCCCGCCAACCCGGCCTTGCTCAACGGCATGTTCAAAGGATTTATCGACCTGGTGTTCGAACATGACGGCCGCTACTACGTGGCCGACTACAAATCGAACTGGCTCGGCGACGACGACGCCGCCTACACGCAAGACGCCATGCGCAAGGAAATGCTCAAGAAGCGCTATGACTTGCAATACGTGCTGTATCTGCTTGCGCTGCATCGCCAACTGAAGGTGCGTTTGCCCGATTACGACTATGACCGGCACGTGGGCGGCGCGCTGTATCTGTTCCTGCGCGGCAGCCGCGCCCCCTCGAAAGGCGCCTTCCACACACGTCCGCCGCGCGCATTGATCGAAGCGCTGGACGCCTTGTTTGCAGGCCGCAGCCTGACCGGAGTCGCGGCATGA
- a CDS encoding RNA pseudouridine synthase, with product MTDSVRLAKHIADTKGCSRREAEQLIEGGWVRVDGNVVEEAGFRLAAGQQTEIDPNAKPVPVDPVTILWHKPAGFDVSGNSDPALHKLTQDTRLPTDRSPLQFLRKHLSNLELVTPIDAAASGLVVLTQEFRIARKLRDDAPRIEHEYLVEVTGNMAPDGLTRLNAGGFYKGKVVPAAKISWQNETRLRVAIKTPPEGLIDHLCAQVGLKVKTIKRLRIGRLPVAGLEPGQWRYLLGYERF from the coding sequence ATGACCGACTCCGTTCGCCTTGCCAAACATATTGCCGATACCAAGGGCTGCTCGCGCCGCGAGGCTGAACAGCTGATCGAAGGGGGCTGGGTCCGGGTGGACGGCAATGTGGTGGAAGAAGCCGGATTCCGCCTGGCGGCCGGTCAACAGACCGAAATCGACCCCAACGCCAAGCCCGTGCCGGTGGACCCGGTCACCATCCTCTGGCACAAGCCGGCGGGCTTCGACGTGAGCGGCAACAGCGATCCGGCGCTGCATAAATTGACGCAGGACACCCGGCTGCCGACCGACCGGTCCCCGCTGCAATTCCTGCGAAAACATTTGTCCAACCTGGAACTGGTCACGCCGATCGACGCGGCGGCCAGCGGGCTGGTCGTGCTGACGCAGGAATTTCGCATCGCCCGCAAGCTGCGGGACGACGCGCCGCGCATCGAACATGAATATCTGGTGGAAGTGACCGGCAACATGGCGCCCGACGGCCTGACGCGCCTTAACGCAGGCGGCTTCTATAAAGGCAAGGTGGTGCCGGCCGCCAAGATCAGCTGGCAGAACGAAACGCGCTTGCGGGTGGCCATCAAGACGCCGCCGGAAGGGCTGATCGACCACCTGTGCGCGCAGGTCGGCCTGAAGGTCAAGACGATCAAGCGCCTGCGGATCGGCCGCCTGCCAGTGGCCGGGCTGGAGCCGGGCCAGTGGCGCTATCTGCTGGGCTACGAGCGCTTCTGA
- the recC gene encoding exodeoxyribonuclease V subunit gamma produces the protein MNTSGKGGAANGASLAPGFMVVHSNRLEDLRSLAVSWMQRYPLAPLENEVILVQSNGIAQWLKLALAEDPAADDTASAPGAGGSSFSGGGHGCGIAAAIDVQLPASFLWTAYRAVLGRASIPESSPLDKASLTWRLMRLLPTLIHQESFAPLRRFLHDDAQMRKLHQLSERLADLFDQYQVYRADWLDDWAHGRDQLITSRKGVRVLQGQECWQPALWRALLEDVGAESMSQSRAGVHQRFMATLRTLERRPAGLPRRLMVFGISSMPAQALEALAALGKLCQVLLCVHNPSQHHWTDIVADQDLLRHQYQRQRRKPGMPAVIDADVLHRHGHPLLAAWGKQGRDYIHLLDSFDAPDQYREAFADVSDRRIDLFTEQPADTLLTQLHDDVLQLRAMEETRDTWPPVDLDADTSIRFHVAHGPQREVEILHDQLLARFSADPTLRPRDVIVMVPAIDTYAPHIQAVFGQIDHTDDRHIPFTLADQGQRGREPLLIAVEHLLRLPESRFAVSDVLDLLDVPALRHRFGIKESDLPTLHRWIQGAGIRWGLDAAQRASLDLPGGMEQNTWRFGLRRMLLGYAVGQGDSFDGIEPYDEIGGLDAALIGPLAGLLDALDTTRDQLAIDADPMIWVARLRTMLARFFLADDDRDVVQLGRLEQLLEDWETTCDSVGLTEPLPLTVVREAWLQALDQGRLNQRFLAGAVNFCTLMPMRAIPFRVVCLLGMNDGDYPRAQPPLDFDLMGGDYRPGDRSRREDDRYLLLEAVLSAREQLYISWVGRSIRDNSERPPSVLVGQLRDHLAAGWQTVDDSDLLDGLTVVHPLQPFSARYFLPSSGSDDAGAGGGQAGGVVAGGVASASSLAGNRGLFSYAREWAVLHGGGDDISDDLGDGQGAAGFGSGFGPGPASRPDSGAGASLHLTTASANASTAPTAWTPPDAIDVAELQQFLRDPLRTFFNQRLKVFFDDDTPEAVDDEPFALDPLQRYALSDSLLQAGMAATTHDEAEDALARRATQLRRSGVLPMAGFGEKQQAGLLVPLPDLLARYRQARSAWPVEVASPWPIDFHHGKVRVEGWLGGLRQADGDSGRHAVLTAVPNGLLASARALKWHRLTRLWVTHLAGNASGLDLTSIVVASDVTLTFEPVPPVYAAQVLNELVDGWLAGMAEPLPVALRSAFVWLANVEAGQATGARTGASHDDAAAASMHAKAYDEARKVYEGGFNTTGEMAQNPYLARHYPSAEALFADGRFAHWAERLYRPLFEAGTAALETAVKAKAPE, from the coding sequence ATGAACACGTCAGGAAAGGGCGGGGCAGCCAACGGCGCGTCTCTGGCGCCAGGCTTCATGGTCGTCCACAGCAACCGGCTGGAAGACTTGCGCAGCCTGGCAGTGTCGTGGATGCAGCGTTACCCGCTTGCGCCGCTGGAAAACGAAGTGATCCTGGTACAAAGCAACGGCATCGCGCAGTGGCTGAAGCTGGCGTTGGCCGAAGACCCGGCGGCCGATGACACGGCGTCGGCGCCGGGGGCTGGGGGGTCTTCGTTCAGCGGCGGCGGCCATGGTTGCGGAATCGCGGCCGCGATTGACGTGCAGTTGCCGGCCAGTTTCCTGTGGACGGCGTATCGCGCCGTGCTGGGGCGCGCGTCGATCCCCGAAAGCTCGCCGCTCGACAAGGCCAGCCTGACCTGGCGCCTGATGCGCCTGTTGCCCACCCTGATCCACCAGGAATCCTTTGCGCCGCTGCGCCGCTTTTTGCACGACGACGCGCAGATGCGCAAGCTGCACCAGCTGTCCGAACGGCTGGCCGATCTGTTCGACCAGTACCAGGTGTATCGCGCCGACTGGCTGGACGACTGGGCCCATGGCCGCGACCAGCTGATCACGTCGCGCAAGGGCGTGCGGGTGCTGCAGGGACAGGAATGCTGGCAGCCCGCGTTGTGGCGCGCCTTGCTGGAAGATGTGGGCGCCGAAAGCATGTCGCAAAGCCGCGCCGGGGTGCATCAGCGTTTCATGGCCACGCTGCGCACGCTGGAAAGGCGTCCGGCCGGGCTGCCGCGCCGGCTCATGGTGTTCGGCATTTCGTCCATGCCGGCCCAGGCTCTGGAAGCGCTGGCGGCGCTCGGCAAGTTGTGCCAGGTGCTGCTGTGCGTGCACAACCCGTCGCAGCATCACTGGACCGACATCGTGGCCGACCAGGATCTGCTGCGTCACCAATATCAACGCCAGCGCCGCAAGCCGGGCATGCCGGCCGTGATCGACGCGGACGTGCTGCACCGCCACGGCCATCCGCTGCTGGCGGCGTGGGGCAAGCAGGGCCGCGACTACATTCACCTGCTCGACAGCTTTGATGCGCCCGATCAGTATCGCGAGGCCTTTGCGGACGTGAGCGATCGGCGCATCGACCTGTTCACGGAACAGCCGGCCGACACCTTGCTGACCCAACTGCATGACGACGTGCTGCAGCTGCGGGCCATGGAAGAAACGCGCGACACCTGGCCCCCCGTGGACCTGGATGCCGACACGTCGATCCGCTTTCATGTGGCGCACGGCCCGCAACGCGAAGTCGAAATCCTGCACGATCAGTTGCTGGCGCGGTTCAGCGCCGACCCGACCCTGCGGCCGCGTGACGTGATCGTGATGGTGCCTGCCATCGACACCTACGCGCCCCATATCCAGGCTGTCTTCGGGCAGATCGACCACACCGACGACCGCCACATTCCGTTTACGCTGGCCGACCAGGGGCAGCGCGGCCGCGAGCCGCTGCTGATCGCGGTCGAACATTTGCTGCGGCTGCCCGAAAGCCGCTTTGCCGTCAGCGACGTGCTGGACCTGCTGGATGTGCCCGCATTGCGCCACCGCTTCGGCATCAAAGAGTCGGACCTGCCCACCCTGCATCGATGGATACAGGGCGCCGGTATCCGTTGGGGACTGGATGCCGCGCAGCGTGCGTCGCTGGACCTGCCGGGCGGCATGGAGCAGAACACCTGGCGCTTCGGCCTGCGGCGGATGCTGCTGGGGTATGCGGTGGGGCAGGGCGACAGCTTCGACGGCATCGAACCGTATGACGAGATCGGCGGGCTGGACGCCGCGTTGATCGGGCCGCTGGCCGGCCTGCTCGACGCGCTGGACACCACGCGCGATCAATTGGCGATCGATGCCGACCCCATGATCTGGGTGGCGCGGCTGCGCACGATGCTGGCCAGGTTCTTCCTGGCCGATGACGACCGGGACGTGGTGCAGCTGGGCCGGCTGGAACAGCTGCTGGAAGACTGGGAAACCACGTGCGACAGCGTGGGCCTGACCGAACCCTTGCCGTTGACCGTGGTGCGCGAAGCGTGGCTGCAGGCGCTGGACCAGGGGCGGCTGAACCAGCGCTTTCTGGCGGGCGCCGTCAACTTCTGCACGCTGATGCCGATGCGGGCGATTCCTTTCCGGGTGGTGTGCCTGCTCGGCATGAACGATGGCGACTATCCGCGCGCGCAGCCGCCGCTGGACTTCGACCTGATGGGCGGGGACTACCGGCCCGGCGACCGTTCACGACGCGAAGACGATCGGTACCTTCTGCTGGAAGCGGTGCTGTCGGCGCGCGAGCAGCTGTATATCAGCTGGGTGGGCCGCAGCATTCGCGACAACAGCGAGCGGCCGCCGTCGGTCCTGGTGGGGCAGTTGCGGGATCACCTGGCGGCAGGCTGGCAGACGGTGGATGACAGCGACCTGCTGGACGGGCTGACGGTGGTGCATCCGCTGCAGCCGTTCAGCGCGCGGTATTTCCTGCCGTCTTCCGGTAGTGATGACGCCGGGGCGGGTGGGGGGCAGGCAGGGGGTGTTGTAGCGGGGGGTGTGGCGTCGGCGTCGTCCCTGGCAGGCAACCGCGGACTGTTCAGTTACGCCCGCGAATGGGCGGTGCTGCACGGCGGAGGCGATGACATAAGCGATGACCTAGGCGATGGACAGGGGGCGGCGGGCTTCGGGTCAGGCTTCGGCCCCGGACCGGCGTCAAGGCCAGATTCCGGGGCGGGGGCGTCTCTGCACCTGACGACTGCCTCGGCCAATGCATCCACTGCACCCACTGCCTGGACGCCGCCCGATGCGATCGACGTGGCCGAACTGCAGCAATTCCTGCGCGACCCGCTGCGGACGTTCTTCAATCAGCGTCTGAAAGTCTTTTTTGACGACGACACGCCCGAAGCGGTCGACGATGAGCCCTTTGCCCTGGACCCGCTGCAGCGTTATGCGTTGAGCGACAGCCTGCTGCAGGCCGGCATGGCCGCGACGACCCATGACGAAGCCGAAGATGCCCTGGCCCGCCGTGCCACACAGCTGCGCCGCAGCGGCGTGCTGCCCATGGCGGGCTTTGGCGAAAAGCAGCAGGCCGGCTTGTTGGTGCCGCTGCCCGACCTGCTGGCGCGCTATCGCCAGGCGCGCAGCGCGTGGCCGGTGGAAGTCGCGTCCCCCTGGCCCATCGATTTCCATCATGGCAAGGTTCGGGTCGAAGGCTGGCTGGGCGGCTTGCGCCAGGCGGACGGCGACAGCGGGCGGCATGCGGTGCTGACCGCCGTGCCCAATGGATTGCTGGCATCGGCGCGCGCCTTGAAGTGGCATCGCCTGACGCGCCTGTGGGTGACGCACCTGGCTGGCAACGCAAGCGGGCTGGACCTGACCAGCATCGTGGTGGCGTCCGACGTGACCTTGACGTTCGAACCCGTGCCGCCGGTGTACGCGGCCCAGGTGCTGAACGAGCTGGTGGACGGCTGGCTGGCCGGCATGGCCGAGCCCCTGCCGGTGGCGCTGCGCAGTGCGTTCGTGTGGCTGGCGAATGTCGAAGCGGGGCAGGCGACCGGCGCGCGGACCGGCGCGAGCCACGATGATGCCGCGGCGGCGTCCATGCATGCCAAGGCCTATGACGAAGCCCGCAAGGTGTACGAAGGCGGTTTCAACACGACCGGCGAAATGGCGCAGAACCCGTATCTGGCCCGCCATTACCCCAGCGCCGAAGCCCTGTTTGCCGACGGCCGCTTTGCGCACTGGGCCGAGCGGCTGTACCGGCCGCTGTTCGAAGCCGGGACGGCTGCTCTGGAAACCGCCGTCAAGGCAAAGGCGCCGGAATGA